One Alicyclobacillus acidoterrestris DNA window includes the following coding sequences:
- the dhaK gene encoding dihydroxyacetone kinase subunit DhaK — protein sequence MKKLMNEVGHYVDQMLDGMVLAHPELRRLPGTTVLVRAEKADKVALVSGGGSGHEPAHGGFVGPGMLDAAVAGEMFTSPTPDQILEAIRAVHGDQGVLLIVKNYTGDVMNFEMAAEMATMEGIHVEQVVVDDDVAVQNSTHTIGRRGIAGTVFVHKIAGAAAEAGYPLETVAAVAKRAIDNVHSMGVALSPCTVPASGQPSFQLADDEIEIGIGIHGEPGVRREPIRSADDVVDTLLDTILEDAAVQAGDDVAVLVNGLGATPLSELYIANRRIARRLAKQGVNIQQTRVAEYMTSLEMAGFSISLLKLDHELAKLLNAPATTTAWRS from the coding sequence ATGAAAAAACTAATGAACGAGGTAGGCCATTATGTCGACCAAATGCTCGACGGGATGGTCCTTGCGCATCCTGAATTGCGGCGGCTCCCCGGCACAACCGTATTAGTTCGGGCAGAAAAGGCGGACAAAGTCGCCCTAGTGAGCGGCGGCGGCAGCGGACACGAACCCGCACATGGTGGATTCGTCGGTCCCGGCATGCTGGACGCGGCGGTCGCTGGGGAGATGTTTACCTCACCGACGCCTGATCAGATTCTGGAAGCCATTCGCGCTGTCCATGGGGATCAAGGGGTGCTATTGATTGTCAAGAATTACACGGGCGACGTGATGAATTTCGAGATGGCGGCGGAAATGGCCACGATGGAAGGGATTCACGTTGAACAAGTGGTTGTCGACGACGACGTCGCTGTCCAAAACAGTACACATACCATCGGTCGCCGTGGAATCGCAGGAACCGTGTTCGTGCATAAAATCGCTGGCGCCGCCGCGGAGGCTGGATATCCCCTGGAAACGGTCGCTGCAGTTGCCAAGCGCGCCATCGACAACGTCCACAGTATGGGTGTGGCACTGAGCCCCTGCACCGTGCCCGCTAGCGGTCAGCCTAGTTTCCAGTTGGCGGACGACGAAATCGAAATTGGCATTGGCATTCACGGTGAACCTGGGGTCCGGCGCGAGCCCATCCGGTCAGCAGATGACGTGGTTGACACCCTGCTCGACACCATTCTCGAAGACGCCGCAGTCCAGGCGGGCGATGACGTCGCTGTGCTCGTCAACGGGCTCGGCGCGACACCGCTCAGCGAATTGTACATCGCAAACCGACGCATCGCCAGAAGGCTTGCCAAGCAAGGCGTGAACATCCAACAGACGCGCGTGGCCGAATACATGACCTCACTTGAAATGGCAGGCTTCTCCATATCTCTGTTGAAACTGGACCATGAACTCGCCAAGTTGTTGAACGCACCAGCCACAACGACAGCCTGGCGAAGCTGA
- a CDS encoding glycerol-3-phosphate responsive antiterminator: protein MHFENQRIIPAVKHMKDFEQLLTRDFTYIVLLESHLTQLPSLIRTAKQHDKKLILHADLIQGLKHDESAAQFLCQMLKPAGLISTHSSVITTAKKNRVLAIQRIFLIDSQSLDTSYRVLANSKPDYIEVLPGVLPDIIREVRGATQLPILAGGFIRSRADIQSVLDAGAAGVTTSHKDLWSVKIDG, encoded by the coding sequence GTGCATTTTGAGAATCAGCGGATAATCCCGGCAGTGAAACACATGAAGGACTTTGAGCAATTGTTGACGCGCGATTTCACCTATATCGTGCTGCTGGAAAGTCATCTCACACAGTTGCCCAGTCTCATTCGCACAGCCAAGCAACACGATAAAAAACTGATTCTCCACGCGGACTTAATCCAGGGTCTAAAGCACGATGAGTCAGCTGCTCAGTTTCTTTGTCAAATGTTGAAGCCAGCGGGACTTATTTCAACCCATTCCAGTGTCATTACGACGGCGAAGAAAAATCGCGTATTGGCGATTCAAAGGATTTTTTTGATAGATTCGCAAAGTCTGGATACCAGCTATCGGGTGTTGGCGAATTCGAAACCGGATTACATTGAGGTATTGCCTGGCGTGTTGCCGGATATCATTCGCGAGGTGCGGGGGGCGACACAATTGCCGATTTTAGCTGGTGGATTTATTCGATCGCGCGCGGATATTCAGTCTGTATTGGACGCAGGCGCGGCAGGGGTGACCACCTCGCACAAGGATTTGTGGTCGGTAAAGATTGACGGTTGA
- a CDS encoding MIP/aquaporin family protein, whose amino-acid sequence MRNSFLGECIAEIIGTAFMIMVGDSVAAMAVLYNSFSGDYWGICILWGLGVTMAVYLVGAISGAHLNPAVTVGFAMYGGFPWKKVPGFIVSQGIGAFLGAGLTYTLFSPVINAYNAAHHAARAATTGLTTSGIFFTHPSAGITTGHAFVDEIILTGALVIGILALSDTYNTNTPRGNITPLIVGLLVAMVGGFGGQLEAWALNPARDFGPRLFAWMMGWGQNAFPGPGNFWWVPIVAPIVGAVVAGALYTYVLRPFMPGNPARVKASGLTPKRLEA is encoded by the coding sequence ATGAGAAATTCTTTCTTAGGCGAGTGCATTGCTGAAATCATTGGGACAGCTTTCATGATTATGGTTGGTGACAGTGTTGCCGCCATGGCTGTTCTGTACAACTCGTTCTCGGGCGACTACTGGGGAATTTGTATTCTCTGGGGACTTGGTGTGACGATGGCCGTTTATCTCGTGGGCGCTATCTCGGGCGCCCACCTCAATCCCGCGGTCACCGTCGGCTTTGCAATGTACGGCGGTTTTCCGTGGAAAAAGGTGCCTGGTTTCATCGTGTCGCAGGGCATTGGGGCCTTCTTGGGTGCCGGGCTGACGTACACGTTGTTCAGTCCGGTAATCAATGCGTATAACGCGGCGCATCACGCCGCCAGGGCTGCCACTACGGGATTGACGACGTCCGGGATCTTTTTCACACATCCAAGCGCAGGCATTACCACCGGGCACGCCTTTGTCGATGAAATCATCCTGACGGGTGCGTTGGTGATTGGCATTCTGGCATTGAGCGATACGTACAACACGAATACGCCACGTGGCAATATCACGCCGCTGATTGTTGGTTTGCTCGTGGCGATGGTGGGCGGTTTTGGCGGTCAACTGGAGGCGTGGGCATTGAATCCGGCCCGCGACTTTGGCCCGCGGCTGTTCGCTTGGATGATGGGGTGGGGGCAAAACGCCTTTCCAGGCCCCGGGAACTTTTGGTGGGTACCGATTGTTGCGCCGATTGTCGGGGCAGTTGTCGCCGGGGCGCTGTACACCTACGTGTTGCGCCCGTTTATGCCAGGAAATCCGGCGCGGGTGAAGGCATCTGGCCTCACTCCAAAGCGTCTCGAGGCGTAA